Proteins from one Erpetoichthys calabaricus chromosome 11, fErpCal1.3, whole genome shotgun sequence genomic window:
- the si:dkeyp-72e1.6 gene encoding transmembrane protein 238-like: MEVNRTGLGRCVCAFWLAVAFDVLGLVVLLVGVFANLYFYDFLIYAGAIIIFLSLIWWVFWYTGNIEVPPALLEDDVGLKKKERGVAGVIRRLSSRLSSGFQSTFSRRKNDQRAPKRTALGSQWSSPGDVPLAATGGEVHTVSAAIDGGGHLSIAGHSGATQTSAI, translated from the coding sequence ATGGAGGTCAATCGGACGGGACTCGGGCGTTGTGTCTGCGCCTTCTGGCTGGCGGTGGCCTTTGACGTGCTGGGCCTCGTTGTGCTCCTCGTGGGGGTCTTCGCCAACCTCTACTTCTACGACTTTCTCATCTACGCCGGCGCCATCATCATCTTCCTCAGCCTCATCTGGTGGGTGTTCTGGTACACGGGCAACATCGAAGTGCCTCCCGCGCTCCTCGAGGACGACgtggggctgaagaaaaaggAGCGCGGCGTGGCGGGGGTCATCCGGAGACTTTCTAGCCGCCTTTCCAGCGGATTCCAGTCCACCTTCAGCAGGAGGAAGAACGACCAGCGAGCCCCCAAAAGGACTGCCCTTGGCTCGCAGTGGAGCTCGCCAGGGGACGTGCCCTTGGCGGCGACGGGCGGTGAAGTGCACACGGTGTCTGCTGCGATCGACGGCGGGGGGCATCTGAGCATCGCGGGACATTCCGGTGCCACTCAGACCTCGGCCATATAG